One window of the Paraburkholderia sp. PGU19 genome contains the following:
- a CDS encoding 3-(methylthio)propionyl-CoA ligase: MTTPLYGQMMDVPLTVSSLLAHASRHFGTTEIVSKRIEGDVHRYTYRDCEKRAKQLAQTLIALGVEAGDRIGTLAWNGYRHLETYYGTTGFGAVCHTINPRLFPDQIAYIVNHADDRYVLFDITFAALVDVLAPQCPNVRGWIAMTDETHMPRMSTAASSYEALLAQHDGEFDWPEIDERCASNLCYTSGTTGNPKGALYSHRSTVLHAFGASLPDAMGLSARDSVLPVVPMFHVNAWGIPHAAPLTGAKLVFPGKDLDGKSLYELMEAERVTYSAGVPTVWLGLLNHLREAGVKFSTLQRTVIGGSACPPAMLKMFQEVYGVEVIHAWGMTEMSPLGTLAKLTWEQSQRSPDEQRKLREKQGHVMYGVDMKIVGDDGRDLPWDGVAFGDLHVRGPWVIDRYFRSDASPLVDGWFPTGDVATIDRDSFLNITDRSKDVIKSGGEWISSIDVENVAIAHPAVAEAACIACSHPKWTERPLLVVVKRPDTDLTRDEMLAFYEGKVAKWWIPDDVVFVDELPHTATGKLQKLKLRERFRDHVLPSALDIENCPFDEEEADAVRHARTDLS, from the coding sequence ATGACGACGCCGCTCTATGGACAGATGATGGACGTGCCGCTGACGGTTTCATCGCTGCTGGCACATGCGTCACGCCACTTCGGCACGACGGAGATCGTGTCGAAGCGCATCGAGGGCGACGTGCATCGTTACACGTACCGCGATTGCGAGAAGCGCGCGAAGCAACTCGCACAGACGCTGATCGCGCTCGGCGTCGAAGCGGGCGACCGGATCGGCACGCTCGCCTGGAACGGCTACCGGCATCTGGAAACGTACTACGGCACGACGGGCTTCGGCGCCGTGTGCCACACGATCAACCCGCGCCTCTTTCCTGATCAGATTGCCTACATCGTCAATCACGCCGACGACCGCTACGTGCTGTTCGACATCACGTTCGCCGCGCTCGTCGATGTGCTCGCGCCGCAGTGCCCGAACGTGCGCGGCTGGATCGCGATGACGGACGAAACGCACATGCCGCGCATGTCGACGGCCGCATCGAGCTATGAAGCGCTGCTGGCGCAGCACGACGGCGAGTTCGACTGGCCGGAAATCGACGAACGTTGCGCATCCAACCTTTGCTACACGTCGGGCACGACGGGCAATCCGAAGGGCGCGCTGTACTCGCATCGCTCGACCGTGCTGCATGCGTTCGGCGCGTCGCTGCCCGATGCGATGGGCCTGTCCGCGCGCGATTCCGTGCTGCCCGTCGTGCCGATGTTCCATGTGAACGCATGGGGCATTCCGCACGCCGCGCCGCTGACGGGCGCCAAGCTCGTGTTTCCGGGCAAGGATCTCGACGGCAAGTCGCTGTATGAACTGATGGAAGCGGAGCGCGTCACGTATTCGGCGGGCGTCCCGACCGTCTGGCTCGGCTTGCTGAACCACTTGCGCGAAGCGGGCGTGAAGTTTTCGACGCTGCAGCGTACGGTCATCGGCGGTTCCGCGTGTCCGCCCGCGATGCTCAAGATGTTCCAGGAGGTCTACGGCGTCGAGGTGATTCACGCGTGGGGCATGACGGAGATGTCGCCGCTCGGCACGCTCGCCAAGCTCACATGGGAACAGTCGCAGCGTTCTCCCGACGAGCAGCGCAAGCTGCGCGAAAAGCAGGGCCACGTGATGTACGGCGTCGACATGAAGATCGTCGGGGACGACGGGCGCGACCTGCCGTGGGATGGCGTCGCGTTCGGCGATCTGCACGTGCGCGGTCCGTGGGTGATCGACCGGTACTTCCGCAGCGACGCGTCGCCGCTCGTCGACGGCTGGTTCCCGACGGGCGATGTCGCGACGATCGACAGGGACAGCTTTCTGAACATCACCGACCGCAGCAAGGACGTGATCAAGTCGGGCGGCGAGTGGATCAGTTCGATCGACGTCGAGAACGTCGCGATTGCGCATCCCGCGGTGGCGGAAGCGGCATGCATCGCGTGCTCGCATCCGAAGTGGACCGAGCGGCCGCTGCTCGTCGTCGTGAAGCGTCCGGACACCGACCTGACGCGCGACGAGATGCTCGCGTTCTACGAAGGCAAAGTCGCGAAATGGTGGATTCCCGACGACGTCGTATTCGTCGACGAACTGCCGCACACGGCGACGGGCAAGCTACAAAAACTCAAGCTGCGCGAGCGCTTCCGCGACCACGTATTGCCGTCGGCGCTCGACATCGAAAACTGCCCGTTCGACGAGGAAGAAGCGGACGCCGTGCGGCACGCGAGAACCGATCTGTCGTAA
- the pgi gene encoding glucose-6-phosphate isomerase, whose amino-acid sequence MTLNSLPAWNSLQTHYEQIRDARLRDWFAPENDPAPTRAERFTLAGGGLAADFSKNRITDETLKLLVQLAREANVEKRRDAMFAGDVVNPTEGRAVLHTALRASNPNAPFYGKIQAERAKMAAFADKVRSGEWKGYTGKRIRYVVNIGIGGSDLGPKMVVHALHHLATPDITTHFVSNVDGADLYRVLTEIDPEETLAIIVSKTFTTLETMTNANSLRDWFVEKGCPQNELAKHFVGVSANPAEVVKFGIAQENVFEMWDWVGGRYSLWSAVGLSIMIAVGPKQFDELLAGANEMDEHFRSAPLDRNLPVLMGMIGIWYRNFFKSQSYLVAPYSEALHFLPSYLQQLEMESNGKQACLDGSFVTYDTSAVTWGEPGTNGQHAFFQMLHQGPTIVPIDFVAVLTPEHPLVSHHPKLLANCFAQSEALMLGRTREEAEKVAGPNKAELVPHIMFPGNRPTTTLLVDALTARSLGALIALYEHKVLVQGTVWNINSFDQWGVELGKILGKVVEADITSASLDEKKHDSSTSALIARARAALKR is encoded by the coding sequence ATGACTCTCAACTCGCTCCCCGCCTGGAACTCGCTGCAAACACACTACGAACAGATTCGCGATGCGCGCCTGCGCGACTGGTTTGCACCCGAGAACGATCCCGCGCCGACGCGCGCCGAACGGTTCACCCTTGCCGGCGGCGGTCTCGCGGCCGACTTCTCGAAGAACCGCATCACCGACGAAACGCTGAAGCTGCTCGTGCAACTCGCGCGCGAAGCCAACGTCGAAAAGCGCCGTGACGCGATGTTCGCGGGCGACGTCGTCAATCCCACGGAAGGCCGCGCGGTGCTGCATACGGCGCTGCGCGCCAGCAATCCGAATGCACCGTTCTACGGCAAGATACAGGCCGAGCGCGCGAAGATGGCCGCGTTCGCCGACAAGGTCCGCAGCGGCGAATGGAAGGGCTATACGGGCAAGCGCATTCGCTATGTCGTGAACATCGGCATTGGCGGTTCGGACCTCGGGCCGAAGATGGTCGTGCATGCGCTGCATCACCTCGCCACACCCGACATCACCACGCACTTCGTATCGAACGTCGACGGCGCGGACCTGTATCGCGTGCTGACCGAGATCGATCCGGAAGAAACGCTGGCCATCATCGTCTCGAAGACGTTCACGACGCTCGAAACGATGACCAACGCCAATTCGCTGCGCGACTGGTTCGTCGAGAAAGGCTGCCCTCAAAACGAACTGGCGAAGCACTTCGTCGGCGTCTCGGCGAATCCCGCCGAAGTCGTCAAGTTCGGCATCGCGCAGGAAAACGTGTTCGAGATGTGGGACTGGGTTGGCGGCCGCTATTCGCTGTGGTCGGCCGTGGGCCTGTCGATCATGATCGCCGTCGGTCCAAAACAGTTCGACGAACTGCTCGCCGGCGCAAACGAGATGGACGAGCATTTCCGCAGCGCGCCGCTCGATCGCAACCTGCCCGTGCTGATGGGCATGATCGGCATCTGGTATCGCAACTTCTTCAAGTCGCAAAGCTATCTGGTTGCGCCGTACTCGGAAGCACTGCATTTCCTGCCGTCGTACCTCCAGCAGCTCGAAATGGAAAGCAACGGCAAGCAGGCGTGTCTGGACGGCTCGTTCGTCACCTACGATACATCCGCTGTCACGTGGGGCGAGCCGGGCACGAACGGTCAGCACGCGTTCTTCCAGATGCTGCACCAGGGGCCGACCATCGTCCCGATCGACTTTGTCGCCGTGCTGACGCCTGAACATCCCCTCGTCTCGCATCATCCGAAGCTGCTGGCGAACTGCTTCGCGCAAAGCGAAGCGCTGATGCTCGGCCGCACGCGTGAAGAAGCCGAAAAGGTGGCCGGACCGAACAAGGCGGAACTCGTGCCGCACATCATGTTCCCGGGCAACCGTCCCACCACTACGCTGCTCGTCGACGCCCTCACCGCCCGTTCACTCGGCGCGCTGATCGCGCTGTATGAACACAAGGTGCTCGTGCAGGGCACGGTCTGGAACATCAACTCGTTCGACCAGTGGGGCGTCGAGCTGGGCAAGATCCTCGGCAAGGTCGTCGAGGCGGATATCACCAGCGCGAGCCTCGACGAGAAGAAGCACGACTCGTCGACGTCGGCACTGATCGCGCGGGCGCGTGCGGCATTGAAGCGCTGA
- a CDS encoding FAD-dependent oxidoreductase — protein MDVIVIGGGIVGVATAYQLRAAGHRVCVVERHATVAQGATYGHGGTLLPTPLDVWFGPTFMQHRQAAKSGVIKKTGFNGPVRDFVRALATLAEPEAFQKQFSLLRPLIESARQSLADIEHHFNLEFEQSKGQLYLVRSQQDWDHTHPALDLLRKFEVPHHVLSPQECQTIEHSIPLEPHFAGGVLFDDEGTANCPLFAKLIKQTLDSQGGVQFQCGREVTAIRLDNQRAAVELAPANGESSRSREVDVISADAVVVAAGVGSLALLEKLGLNLPLHPLRLHNLVAPIAREEFAPHTTVIDAVKRITITRSNHRLRIAGGAVLQSASQTRLPLPEPLTKEALALLSQATHDWVPGSARISAALPWEGVKLLSPDGLPVTGNALHPRLFVNAAHGPVGWGLACGSGKLIASLVSGAPSELPPDTIAALRPERFNG, from the coding sequence ATGGATGTCATTGTCATTGGCGGCGGGATCGTCGGCGTCGCCACCGCCTATCAGCTTCGCGCGGCCGGTCACCGGGTGTGCGTCGTCGAACGGCACGCCACCGTGGCGCAAGGCGCCACTTACGGTCACGGCGGCACTTTGCTGCCCACGCCGCTCGATGTGTGGTTCGGTCCAACCTTCATGCAGCACCGCCAGGCGGCCAAAAGCGGCGTGATCAAGAAGACGGGCTTCAACGGGCCGGTGCGCGATTTCGTCCGCGCGCTTGCGACGCTCGCCGAACCCGAGGCGTTCCAGAAGCAGTTTTCGTTGCTGCGTCCGCTGATCGAATCAGCGCGCCAGTCGCTCGCGGACATCGAACATCACTTCAATCTGGAATTCGAGCAGTCGAAGGGGCAGTTGTATCTGGTGCGCAGCCAGCAGGACTGGGACCACACACATCCCGCCCTCGACCTGCTGCGCAAGTTCGAAGTGCCGCATCACGTGCTGAGCCCGCAGGAATGCCAGACCATCGAGCATTCGATTCCGCTCGAGCCGCATTTCGCGGGCGGCGTGCTGTTCGACGACGAAGGCACGGCGAACTGTCCGCTGTTCGCGAAGTTGATCAAGCAGACGCTCGATTCGCAAGGCGGCGTGCAGTTTCAGTGCGGCCGCGAAGTGACGGCTATCCGCCTCGACAATCAGCGTGCGGCTGTCGAACTGGCGCCTGCCAATGGCGAATCGTCGCGTTCGCGCGAAGTCGATGTGATCAGCGCGGACGCGGTGGTCGTTGCTGCGGGCGTCGGCAGTCTCGCACTGCTGGAAAAGCTCGGGCTGAATCTGCCGCTGCATCCGCTGCGTCTGCACAACCTCGTCGCGCCGATCGCTCGCGAGGAATTCGCGCCCCATACGACGGTGATCGACGCCGTCAAACGCATCACGATCACGCGCAGCAACCACCGGCTGCGCATCGCCGGCGGCGCGGTGCTGCAAAGCGCGAGCCAGACCCGTTTGCCGCTGCCCGAGCCGCTGACGAAGGAAGCGCTGGCGCTGTTGAGCCAGGCGACGCACGACTGGGTGCCGGGTTCGGCGCGCATTTCCGCCGCGTTGCCGTGGGAAGGCGTGAAGTTGCTGTCGCCGGACGGCTTGCCTGTCACGGGCAATGCGCTGCATCCGCGGCTTTTCGTGAACGCGGCGCACGGTCCCGTCGGCTGGGGCCTCGCGTGCGGTTCGGGCAAACTGATCGCGAGCCTCGTGTCCGGCGCGCCGTCGGAACTGCCGCCTGACACGATCGCGGCGCTCCGCCCCGAACGCTTCAACGGATAA
- a CDS encoding BolA family protein, with the protein MSDDVFLQAGPAERLALIEARITAALAPVDSLTVRDDSALHAGHAGASAGGHYAVTIVAAAFAGKARVARHRMVYDALADAMQRGIHALAITAYTPEEFNLLSR; encoded by the coding sequence ATGAGCGACGACGTTTTCCTCCAGGCCGGCCCTGCCGAGCGCCTCGCGCTGATCGAAGCGCGTATCACGGCGGCGCTCGCGCCCGTCGACTCGCTCACCGTACGCGACGACAGCGCGCTGCATGCGGGTCATGCGGGCGCGTCGGCGGGTGGTCACTACGCGGTGACGATCGTGGCCGCCGCCTTTGCCGGCAAGGCCCGCGTGGCGCGGCACCGCATGGTGTATGATGCGCTGGCCGATGCCATGCAGCGCGGCATTCACGCTCTCGCCATCACGGCTTACACGCCAGAAGAATTCAATTTGCTGTCCCGTTAG
- a CDS encoding ABC transporter ATP-binding protein: MQKKTDPVIEVRGLCKRVKDATGELTILDNIDLSIEASSRVAIVGASGSGKSTLLGLLAGLDSATSGSVRLLGRELTELDEDGRAALRNGSVGFVFQSFQLMPHLTALENVTLPLELQGELSARDIHARARTLLTQVGLGERMRHYPKLLSGGEQQRVALARAFATHPAILFADEPTGSLDAATGHAVIDLMFEMNRANGATLVLVTHDVELARRCDTTVTIEAGRLI, from the coding sequence ATGCAAAAGAAAACCGATCCAGTCATCGAAGTGCGGGGTTTATGCAAGAGGGTTAAGGATGCGACGGGTGAGCTGACGATCCTCGACAACATCGACCTGTCAATTGAGGCAAGCAGCCGCGTGGCGATTGTCGGCGCGTCGGGCTCCGGCAAGTCTACGCTGCTCGGCCTGCTTGCCGGATTGGACAGCGCGACCTCGGGGTCGGTTCGTTTGCTCGGCCGCGAGCTGACGGAACTCGATGAAGACGGCCGCGCCGCGCTGCGCAATGGCTCCGTCGGCTTTGTGTTTCAGTCCTTCCAGTTGATGCCGCACCTGACCGCGCTCGAGAACGTCACGCTTCCGCTCGAACTGCAAGGCGAGCTGTCGGCGCGCGACATTCACGCGCGCGCACGGACGCTGCTGACGCAGGTTGGTCTCGGCGAGCGCATGCGGCATTATCCGAAGCTGCTGTCGGGCGGTGAGCAGCAGCGCGTGGCGCTTGCTCGCGCGTTTGCCACGCATCCCGCCATCCTGTTCGCCGACGAGCCGACGGGCAGCCTCGATGCCGCGACGGGCCATGCCGTCATCGATCTGATGTTCGAGATGAACCGCGCGAACGGCGCGACGCTGGTGCTGGTCACGCATGACGTGGAGCTTGCGCGCCGCTGCGATACGACAGTGACGATCGAAGCCGGGCGCCTGATCTGA
- a CDS encoding protein adenylyltransferase SelO yields the protein MSFSPCNAGLSGSMSTAAGAIDNQREGSFAALGNVFLTRLPAAPLPAPYVVGFAPDVAAMLGFDASLASAPGFAEFFSGNTTRDWPAASLPYASVYSGHQFGVWAGQLGDGRALTLGEVEHDGQRFELQLKGAGRTPYSRMGDGRAVLRSSIREYLCSEAMHHLGIPTTRALCVTGSHQPVRREEMETAAVVTRVSPSFVRFGHFEHFYSNDRVDALRALADQVIDRFYPSCRDADDPYLALLNEAVLSTADLIAQWQAVGFCHGVMNTDNMSILGLTIDYGPFGFMDGFDANHICNHSDSQGRYAYRMQPQIAYWNLFCLAQGLLPLFGERYDDAQRSERAVQDAQRVLEGFKARFAPALEARMRAKLGLDTQREGDDALANKLFEIMHANRADFTLTFRNLSKLSKHDASGDTSVRDLFLDRAAFDAWASDYRGRLAHETRDDAARAEAMNRVNPKYVLRNHLAEAAIRQAKEKDFSEVERLAAVLRRPFDEQPDYEAYAGLPPDWASSLEVSCSS from the coding sequence ATGTCGTTTTCCCCATGCAATGCAGGGTTATCGGGTTCCATGTCGACGGCCGCAGGCGCGATCGACAACCAGCGTGAAGGCAGCTTCGCCGCGCTCGGGAACGTCTTTCTGACACGCCTGCCAGCGGCGCCGTTACCGGCGCCGTATGTCGTCGGCTTCGCGCCCGATGTCGCGGCGATGCTCGGTTTCGACGCATCGCTGGCGAGCGCGCCGGGCTTCGCCGAGTTCTTTTCGGGCAATACGACACGCGACTGGCCGGCGGCTTCGTTGCCGTATGCGTCGGTGTATTCGGGGCATCAGTTCGGCGTGTGGGCAGGCCAACTGGGCGACGGACGCGCGCTCACGCTCGGCGAAGTCGAGCACGACGGCCAGCGCTTCGAGCTTCAACTGAAAGGCGCCGGGCGCACGCCCTATTCGCGCATGGGCGATGGACGCGCGGTGCTGCGCTCGTCGATCCGCGAATATCTGTGCTCGGAGGCGATGCATCACCTCGGCATTCCGACCACGCGCGCGCTCTGCGTGACGGGCTCCCATCAGCCCGTGCGCCGCGAAGAGATGGAAACGGCCGCCGTCGTCACGCGCGTGTCGCCGAGCTTCGTGCGCTTCGGTCACTTCGAGCATTTCTACTCGAACGATCGTGTCGATGCGTTGCGCGCGCTGGCCGATCAGGTGATCGACCGCTTCTATCCGTCGTGCCGCGACGCCGACGATCCGTATCTCGCGCTGCTGAATGAAGCCGTGCTGTCGACGGCCGATCTGATCGCGCAATGGCAGGCGGTCGGTTTTTGCCACGGCGTGATGAACACGGACAACATGTCGATTCTCGGCCTGACGATCGACTATGGTCCGTTCGGCTTCATGGATGGCTTCGACGCGAATCACATCTGCAATCACTCGGACTCGCAAGGCCGTTACGCGTACCGGATGCAGCCGCAGATCGCGTACTGGAACCTGTTCTGTCTCGCGCAAGGTTTGCTGCCGCTGTTCGGCGAACGTTACGACGATGCGCAGCGCAGCGAGCGCGCGGTGCAGGACGCGCAGCGCGTGCTCGAAGGCTTCAAGGCGCGCTTTGCACCCGCGCTCGAAGCGCGGATGCGCGCCAAGCTCGGCCTCGACACGCAACGCGAAGGCGACGACGCGCTCGCGAACAAACTGTTCGAGATCATGCACGCGAACCGCGCGGACTTCACGCTGACGTTCCGCAATCTGTCGAAACTGTCGAAGCACGATGCGAGCGGCGATACGAGCGTGCGCGACCTGTTCCTCGATCGCGCCGCGTTCGACGCCTGGGCGAGCGACTACCGCGGGCGGCTGGCTCACGAAACCCGCGACGACGCCGCTCGCGCCGAAGCGATGAACCGCGTGAATCCGAAATACGTGCTGCGCAATCACCTGGCGGAGGCGGCGATCCGCCAGGCGAAGGAAAAGGACTTCTCCGAAGTCGAGCGCCTCGCCGCCGTGCTGCGCCGTCCGTTCGACGAGCAACCTGACTATGAAGCGTATGCCGGACTGCCGCCCGACTGGGCGTCGTCGCTGGAAGTCAGCTGTTCGTCGTGA
- a CDS encoding peptidylprolyl isomerase gives MTLKNTRYWVLLAAFAAAPAFAQNIAVVNGTPIPKSRADALVAQLVQQGQQDSPKLQQAVREELVNREILMQEAIREGIPSKPDVKAQVAVAQQTVVLRALIENFVKQNQPTDAEVKAKYDELVKQIGGKEYHLHHILVDNEQQAKDLIAKIKAGASFEDLAKQFSKDPGSGKNGGDLDWSDPKAYVPEFAAAAEKLQKGQMTDAPVHTQFGWHIIRVDDVRQTPPPPFEQVKAQIAQQMQQEKLQAFEEDLRSKAKVQ, from the coding sequence ATGACCTTGAAAAACACCCGCTACTGGGTCTTGCTGGCTGCATTTGCGGCCGCACCTGCATTCGCACAGAACATCGCCGTCGTGAACGGCACGCCGATTCCCAAGTCGCGCGCCGATGCGCTGGTCGCCCAACTCGTGCAGCAGGGTCAACAGGATTCGCCGAAGCTGCAACAGGCTGTTCGTGAAGAACTCGTGAACCGCGAAATCCTGATGCAGGAAGCGATCCGCGAAGGCATTCCGTCGAAGCCGGACGTCAAGGCGCAGGTCGCGGTTGCGCAGCAGACTGTGGTGCTGCGTGCGTTGATCGAAAACTTCGTGAAGCAGAACCAGCCGACGGATGCCGAAGTGAAGGCGAAGTACGACGAGCTGGTCAAGCAGATTGGCGGCAAGGAATATCACCTGCACCACATCCTCGTCGACAACGAGCAGCAGGCGAAGGATCTGATCGCGAAGATCAAGGCTGGGGCGAGCTTCGAGGATCTCGCGAAGCAGTTCTCGAAGGACCCGGGATCGGGCAAGAATGGTGGCGACCTGGACTGGTCGGATCCGAAGGCTTATGTGCCTGAGTTTGCCGCTGCCGCGGAGAAGCTGCAGAAAGGTCAGATGACGGATGCGCCGGTGCATACGCAGTTTGGGTGGCATATCATCCGCGTCGATGATGTGCGGCAGACGCCGCCGCCGCCGTTCGAACAAGTGAAGGCTCAGATCGCGCAGCAGATGCAGCAGGAAAAGCTGCAGGCGTTTGAGGAGGACCTTCGGTCCAAGGCTAAGGTTCAGTAA
- a CDS encoding septation protein A has protein sequence MKFLFDLFPIILFFVAYKVWGIFTATAVAIAATLVQIAWVAFRHRKVDPMLWVSLGVVTVFGGATLVLHNDTFIKWKPTVLYWAFSVALVVSALAFNKNLIEAMMGKQIQLPHRIWGQLNYVWAIFFVLLGILNLFVAFNFSTDAWVNFKLFGATGCLVVFIVGQSLWLSKYMKEE, from the coding sequence ATGAAATTCCTGTTCGATCTGTTTCCGATCATCCTGTTCTTCGTCGCGTACAAGGTGTGGGGCATTTTCACGGCGACGGCTGTCGCGATCGCCGCCACACTCGTCCAGATCGCGTGGGTCGCGTTCCGGCACCGCAAGGTCGACCCGATGCTGTGGGTGAGCCTCGGCGTCGTCACCGTGTTCGGCGGCGCGACGCTCGTGCTGCATAACGACACCTTCATCAAATGGAAGCCGACCGTGCTGTACTGGGCGTTCTCGGTGGCGCTGGTGGTGTCTGCGCTGGCGTTCAACAAGAATCTGATCGAAGCGATGATGGGCAAGCAGATCCAGTTGCCGCATCGCATCTGGGGCCAGCTGAACTACGTGTGGGCGATCTTTTTCGTGCTGCTCGGCATTCTCAATCTGTTCGTCGCGTTCAATTTTTCCACCGATGCGTGGGTGAACTTCAAGCTGTTCGGCGCGACGGGCTGCCTGGTCGTGTTTATCGTCGGGCAGAGCTTGTGGCTGTCGAAGTATATGAAGGAAGAATGA
- a CDS encoding 3-hydroxyacyl-CoA dehydrogenase NAD-binding domain-containing protein, protein MAVDYTTHDGIAVITLNNPPVNGLGLSTRTGIIEGVERAQGDPAIKAIVLTGAGKAFSGGADITEFNTPKALQEPTLMTVIKAVEGSAKPVVAAIHSVAMGGGLELALGAHYRVAAPGAQIALPEVKLGILPGAGGTQRLPRALGLEAALNMIVSGTPVMSEKLAGTPIFDELIEGDLMEGALAFARKVGAQSGPHPKIRDRKIEHPNAAGFIQFARNSVAAIAKQYPAPHKCIDAVEAGVLEGFEQGMKVERECFLALVQTPESRALRHAFFGERAASKIPDVPSDTPVRDIKKVAVIGAGTMGGGIAMNFINAGLPVMMLETKQDALDRGIATIRKNYEATVKKGKLTMEALEQRMASITPTLSYDDLKDADLIIEAVFEELGVKEQVFKRLDEVAKPGAILASNTSTLDLNKIAAFTKRPQDVVGMHFFSPANVMKLLEVVRGKDTAKDVLATVMKVAKKIKKTAVVSGVCDGFIGNRMIEQYIRQALFMLEEGALPAQVDKAIEKFGFAMGPFRMSDLAGNDIGWAIRKRRYQEHPDMHYSKIADRLCETGRFGQKTGGGWYDYKAGDRNAYPSKQIDEMIVAYSKELGVERRKLSDDEIVERLVFALVNEGAKILEEGIASKASDIDMVYLTGYGFPLWRGGPMLYADTVGLYNVEHAIRRYAAQPNGDAWQIAAGIVERAAQGRGFNS, encoded by the coding sequence ATGGCAGTGGACTACACGACACACGACGGCATCGCCGTCATCACGCTGAATAATCCCCCCGTCAATGGCCTCGGCCTGTCGACGCGCACGGGCATCATCGAAGGCGTCGAGCGCGCGCAGGGCGATCCCGCCATCAAGGCGATCGTGCTGACGGGCGCGGGCAAGGCCTTCTCGGGCGGCGCCGACATCACCGAATTCAACACGCCGAAAGCGCTGCAGGAACCGACGCTGATGACGGTCATCAAGGCCGTCGAAGGCAGCGCGAAGCCCGTCGTCGCGGCGATCCACAGCGTCGCGATGGGCGGCGGCCTGGAACTCGCGCTCGGCGCGCATTACCGCGTGGCGGCGCCCGGCGCGCAGATCGCGCTGCCCGAAGTGAAGCTCGGCATCCTGCCAGGCGCGGGCGGCACGCAGCGTCTGCCGCGCGCGCTCGGGCTGGAAGCCGCGCTCAACATGATCGTGTCGGGCACGCCCGTGATGTCCGAGAAGCTCGCGGGCACGCCGATTTTCGATGAACTGATCGAAGGCGATCTGATGGAAGGCGCGCTCGCGTTCGCGCGCAAGGTCGGCGCGCAGAGCGGCCCGCATCCGAAGATTCGCGACCGCAAGATCGAGCATCCGAACGCGGCGGGCTTCATCCAGTTCGCGCGCAATAGCGTCGCGGCCATCGCGAAGCAGTATCCGGCGCCGCACAAGTGCATCGACGCGGTCGAAGCGGGTGTGCTCGAAGGCTTCGAGCAAGGCATGAAAGTGGAGCGCGAATGCTTCCTCGCGCTTGTGCAGACGCCCGAAAGCCGTGCGCTGCGCCATGCATTCTTCGGTGAGCGCGCGGCGAGCAAGATTCCCGATGTGCCGTCCGATACGCCCGTGCGCGACATCAAAAAGGTCGCGGTGATCGGCGCGGGCACGATGGGCGGCGGCATCGCGATGAACTTCATCAACGCGGGCTTGCCCGTCATGATGCTCGAAACGAAGCAGGACGCGCTTGATCGCGGCATCGCGACGATCCGCAAGAACTACGAGGCGACCGTCAAGAAAGGCAAGCTGACGATGGAAGCGCTCGAGCAGCGCATGGCGTCGATCACGCCGACGCTCTCGTATGACGATCTCAAAGACGCCGATCTCATCATCGAAGCGGTGTTCGAAGAACTCGGCGTGAAAGAGCAGGTATTCAAGCGCCTCGACGAAGTGGCGAAGCCCGGCGCGATCCTCGCGTCGAACACGTCGACGCTCGATCTGAACAAGATCGCCGCCTTCACCAAGCGTCCGCAGGACGTGGTCGGCATGCACTTCTTCAGCCCGGCCAACGTGATGAAGCTGCTCGAAGTGGTGCGCGGCAAGGACACGGCGAAGGACGTGCTCGCCACCGTGATGAAGGTCGCGAAGAAGATCAAGAAGACGGCTGTGGTGTCGGGCGTCTGCGACGGCTTCATTGGCAACCGGATGATCGAGCAGTACATCCGCCAGGCGCTTTTCATGCTCGAAGAAGGCGCGCTGCCCGCGCAGGTCGACAAGGCGATCGAGAAGTTCGGCTTTGCAATGGGCCCGTTCCGCATGAGCGATCTCGCGGGCAACGATATCGGCTGGGCGATCCGCAAGCGGCGTTATCAGGAGCACCCGGACATGCACTACTCGAAGATCGCCGACCGTCTGTGCGAGACGGGGCGCTTCGGGCAAAAGACGGGCGGCGGCTGGTACGACTACAAGGCGGGCGACCGCAACGCGTATCCGTCGAAGCAGATCGACGAGATGATCGTCGCGTATTCGAAGGAACTCGGCGTCGAACGGCGCAAGCTTTCCGACGATGAAATCGTCGAGCGTCTGGTGTTCGCGCTCGTCAACGAGGGCGCGAAGATTCTCGAAGAGGGCATCGCGTCGAAGGCGTCGGATATCGACATGGTCTATCTGACGGGCTACGGCTTTCCGCTGTGGCGCGGCGGCCCGATGCTGTATGCGGATACCGTCGGGCTCTACAACGTCGAGCACGCGATCCGCCGTTATGCGGCGCAACCGAACGGCGACGCCTGGCAGATTGCAGCGGGCATCGTCGAGCGCGCGGCGCAGGGACGCGGCTTCAATAGCTGA